One stretch of Oncorhynchus keta strain PuntledgeMale-10-30-2019 unplaced genomic scaffold, Oket_V2 Un_contig_30423_pilon_pilon, whole genome shotgun sequence DNA includes these proteins:
- the LOC127923667 gene encoding uncharacterized protein LOC127923667 isoform X2 has product MLGQRQCFQRCSVSDSVSEMLGQRQCFRDARSATVFSEMLGQRQCFRDARSATVFSEMLGQRQCFRDARSATVFQRCSVSDSVSEMLGQRQCFRDARSATVFQRCSVSDSVSEMLGQRQCFQRCSVSDSVSEMLGQRQCFRDARSATVFSEMLGQRQCFRDARSATVFQRCSVSDSVFRDARSATVFQRCSVSDSVSEMLGQRQCFRDARSATVFQRCSVSDSVSEMLGQRQCFRDARSATVFQRCSVSDSVSEMLGQRQCFRDARSATVFQRCSVSDSVFRGAVAFKRCSTGIKGQ; this is encoded by the exons atgctcggtcagcgacagtgttttcagagatgctcggtcagcgacagtgtttcagagatgctcggtcagcgacagtgtttcagagatgctcggtcagcgacagtgttttcagagatgctcggtcagcgacagtgtttcagagatgctcggtcagcgacagtgttttcagagatgctcggtcagcgacagtgtttcagag atgctcggtcagcgacagtgtttcagagatgctcggtcagcgacagtgtttcagagatgctcggtcagcgacagtgtttcagagatgctcg gtcagcgacagtgtttcagagatgctcggtcagcgacagtgtttcagagatgctcggtcagcgacagtgttttcagagatgctcggtcagcgacagtgtttcagagatgctcggtcagcgacagtgtttcagagatgctcggtcagcgacagtgttttcagagatgctcggtcagcgacagtgtttcagagatgctcggtcagcgacagtgtttcagagatgctcggtcagcgacagtgttttcagagatgctcggtcagcgacagtgtttcagagatgctcggtcagcgacagtgtttcagagatgctcggtcagcgacagtgtttcagagatgctcggtcagcgacagtgtttcagagatgctcggtcagcgacagtgtttcagagatgctcggtcagcgacagtgtttcagagatgctcggtcagcgacagtgtttcagagatgctcggtcagcgacagtgtttcagagatgctcggtcagcgacagtgtttcagagatgctcggtcagcgacagtgtttcagagatgctcggtcagcgacagtgttttcaGAGGTGCTGTGGCGTTCAAACGTTGTTCAACTGGTATCAAGGGTCAATAg
- the LOC127923667 gene encoding uncharacterized protein LOC127923667 isoform X4 has product MLGQRQCFRDARSATVFQRCSVSDSVFRDARSATVFQRCSVSDSVFRDARSATVFQRCSVSDSVSEMLGQRQCFRDARSATVFQRCSVSDSVSEMLGQRQCFQRCSVSDSVSEMLGQRQCFRDARSATVFSEMLGQRQCFRDARSATVFQRCSVSDSVFRDARSATVFQRCSVSDSVSEMLGQRQCFRDARSATVFQRCSVSDSVSEMLGQRQCFRDARSATVFQRCSVSDSVSEMLGQRQCFRDARSATVFQRCSVSDSVFRGAVAFKRCSTGIKGQ; this is encoded by the exons atgctcggtcagcgacagtgtttcagagatgctcggtcagcgacagtgtttcagagatgctcggtcagcgacagtgttttcagagatgctcggtcagcgacagtgtttcagagatgctcggtcagcgacagtgttttcagagatgctcggtcagcgacagtgtttcagag atgctcggtcagcgacagtgtttcagagatgctcggtcagcgacagtgtttcagagatgctcg gtcagcgacagtgtttcagagatgctcggtcagcgacagtgtttcagagatgctcggtcagcgacagtgttttcagagatgctcggtcagcgacagtgtttcagagatgctcggtcagcgacagtgtttcagagatgctcggtcagcgacagtgttttcagagatgctcggtcagcgacagtgtttcagagatgctcggtcagcgacagtgtttcagagatgctcggtcagcgacagtgttttcagagatgctcggtcagcgacagtgtttcagagatgctcggtcagcgacagtgtttcagagatgctcggtcagcgacagtgtttcagagatgctcggtcagcgacagtgtttcagagatgctcggtcagcgacagtgtttcagagatgctcggtcagcgacagtgtttcagagatgctcggtcagcgacagtgtttcagagatgctcggtcagcgacagtgtttcagagatgctcggtcagcgacagtgtttcagagatgctcggtcagcgacagtgtttcagagatgctcggtcagcgacagtgttttcaGAGGTGCTGTGGCGTTCAAACGTTGTTCAACTGGTATCAAGGGTCAATAg
- the LOC127923667 gene encoding uncharacterized protein LOC127923667 isoform X1, which yields MLGQRQCFRDARSATVFQRCSVSDSVFRDARSATVFQRCSVSDSVFRDARSATVFQRCSVSDSVSEMLGQRQCFRDARSATVFQRGSVSDSVSEMLGQRQCFRDARSATVFQRCSVSDSVSEMLGQRQCFQRCSVSDSVSEMLGQRQCFRDARSATVFSEMLGQRQCFRDARSATVFQRCSVSDSVFRDARSATVFQRCSVSDSVSEMLGQRQCFRDARSATVFQRCSVSDSVSEMLGQRQCFRDARSATVFQRCSVSDSVSEMLGQRQCFRDARSATVFQRCSVSDSVFRGAVAFKRCSTGIKGQ from the exons atgctcggtcagcgacagtgtttcagagatgctcggtcagcgacagtgtttcagagatgctcggtcagcgacagtgttttcagagatgctcggtcagcgacagtgtttcagagatgctcggtcagcgacagtgttttcagagatgctcggtcagcgacagtgtttcagag atgctcggtcagcgacagtgtttcagagatgctcggtcagcgacagtgtttcagagatgctcggtcagcgacagtgtttcagagaggctcggtcagcgacagtgtttcagagatgctcggtcagcgacagtgtttcagagatgctcg gtcagcgacagtgtttcagagatgctcggtcagcgacagtgtttcagagatgctcggtcagcgacagtgttttcagagatgctcggtcagcgacagtgtttcagagatgctcggtcagcgacagtgtttcagagatgctcggtcagcgacagtgttttcagagatgctcggtcagcgacagtgtttcagagatgctcggtcagcgacagtgtttcagagatgctcggtcagcgacagtgttttcagagatgctcggtcagcgacagtgtttcagagatgctcggtcagcgacagtgtttcagagatgctcggtcagcgacagtgtttcagagatgctcggtcagcgacagtgtttcagagatgctcggtcagcgacagtgtttcagagatgctcggtcagcgacagtgtttcagagatgctcggtcagcgacagtgtttcagagatgctcggtcagcgacagtgtttcagagatgctcggtcagcgacagtgtttcagagatgctcggtcagcgacagtgtttcagagatgctcggtcagcgacagtgttttcaGAGGTGCTGTGGCGTTCAAACGTTGTTCAACTGGTATCAAGGGTCAATAg
- the LOC127923667 gene encoding uncharacterized protein LOC127923667 isoform X5: MLGQRQCFQRCSVSDSVSEMLGQRQCFRDARSATVFSEMLGQRQCFRDARSATVFQRCSVSDSVSEMLGQRQCFQRCSVSDSVSEMLGQRQCFRDARSATVFSEMLGQRQCFRDARSATVFQRCSVSDSVFRDARSATVFQRCSVSDSVSEMLGQRQCFRDARSATVFQRCSVSDSVSEMLGQRQCFRDARSATVFQRCSVSDSVSEMLGQRQCFRDARSATVFQRCSVSDSVFRGAVAFKRCSTGIKGQ; encoded by the exons atgctcggtcagcgacagtgttttcagagatgctcggtcagcgacagtgtttcagagatgctcggtcagcgacagtgtttcagagatgctcggtcagcgacagtgttttcagagatgctcggtcagcgacagtgtttcagagatgctcg gtcagcgacagtgtttcagagatgctcggtcagcgacagtgtttcagagatgctcggtcagcgacagtgttttcagagatgctcggtcagcgacagtgtttcagagatgctcggtcagcgacagtgtttcagagatgctcggtcagcgacagtgttttcagagatgctcggtcagcgacagtgtttcagagatgctcggtcagcgacagtgtttcagagatgctcggtcagcgacagtgttttcagagatgctcggtcagcgacagtgtttcagagatgctcggtcagcgacagtgtttcagagatgctcggtcagcgacagtgtttcagagatgctcggtcagcgacagtgtttcagagatgctcggtcagcgacagtgtttcagagatgctcggtcagcgacagtgtttcagagatgctcggtcagcgacagtgtttcagagatgctcggtcagcgacagtgtttcagagatgctcggtcagcgacagtgtttcagagatgctcggtcagcgacagtgtttcagagatgctcggtcagcgacagtgttttcaGAGGTGCTGTGGCGTTCAAACGTTGTTCAACTGGTATCAAGGGTCAATAg